A region of Mugil cephalus isolate CIBA_MC_2020 chromosome 3, CIBA_Mcephalus_1.1, whole genome shotgun sequence DNA encodes the following proteins:
- the ctsd gene encoding cathepsin D — protein sequence MRTLFLVVFAALVLTNDALVRIPLKKFRSIRRTLTDSGKGVEELLADQHSLKYNFGFPSSNGPTPETLKNYLDAQYYGEISLGTPPQTFTVVFDTGSSNLWVPSVHCSLLDIACLLHHKYNSAKSSTYVKNGTAFAIQYGSGSLSGYLSQDTCTIGDIQVEKQLFGEAIKQPGVAFIAAKFDGILGMAYPRISVDGVAPVFDNIMSQKKVEKNEFSFYLNRNPDTEPGGELLLGGTDPKYYTGDFHYVNISRQAYWQVHMDGMAIGSQLGLCKGGCEAIVDTGTSLITGPSAEVKALQKAIGALPLIQGEYMVSCDKVPTLPTITFNIGGQTYSLTGEQYILKVSQAGKTICLSGFMGLDIPAPAGPLWILGDVFIGQYYTVFDRENNRVGFAKTK from the exons ATGAGGACCCTTTTCCTGGTTGTGTTCGCGGCGTTAGTGCTGACCAACGATGCCCTGGTCAG AATTCCCTTAAAGAAATTCCGTTCCATCAGACGTACGCTGACCGACTCGGGGAAAGGCGTCGAGGAGCTCCTGGCCGACCAACACTCCCTCAAGTACAACTTCGGCTTCCCCTCCAGCAACGGACCCACTCCAGAAACCCTGAAGAACTACCTTGAC GCCCAGTATTATGGCGAGATCAGCCTGGGAACGCCTCCGCAAACCTTCACCGTGGTGTTCGACACAGGTTCCTCCAACCTGTGGGTTCCTTCCGTTCACTGCTCCTTGTTAGACATCGCGTGCT TGCTTCATCACAAATATAATTCCGCTAAATCCAGCACGTACGTGAAGAACGGCACTGCCTTCGCCATCCAGTATGGAAGTGGCAGTTTGTCCGGTTACCTGAGTCAGGACACGTGCACC ATCGGAGACATCcaggtggagaagcagctgtTTGGCGAGGCCATCAAGCAGCCCGGCGTGGCCTTCATCGCCGCCAAGTTCGACGGGATCCTCGGCATGGCCTACCCCCGCATCTCTGTGGACGGCGTCGCTCCCGTGTTCGACAACATCATGAGCcagaagaaggtggagaagaaCGAGTTCTCCTTCTACCTCAACAG GAACCCAGACACTGAACCCGGCGGCGAGCTGCTCCTGGGAGGAACCGACCCCAAGTACTACACCGGGGACTTCCACTACGTCAACATCAGCCGTCAGGCCTACTGGCAGGTCCACATGGACGG GATGGCGATCGGCAGCCAGCTGGGTCTGTGTAAGGGCGGCTGTGAGGCCATCGTGGACACCGGGACGTCCCTGATCACCGGACCCTCGGCGGAGGTCAAGGCCCTGCAGAAAGCCATCGGAGCCCTGCCACTCATCCAGGGggag tacATGGTGAGCTGTGATAAAGTCCCGACGCTTCCCACCATCACCTTCAACATCGGAGGACAGACCTACTCTCTGACCGGGGAGCAGTACATCCTCAAG GTGTCTCAGGCTGGAAAAACCATCTGTCTGAGCGGCTTCATGGGTCTGGACATCCCCGCCCCCGCCGGGCCCCTGTGGATTCTGGGAGATGTGTTCATCGGCCAGTACTACACCGTCTTCGATCGCGAGAACAACCGAGTGGGCTTCGCTAAGACTAAATga
- the cdhr5a gene encoding cadherin-related family member 5 — translation MELRKKSKPVDVLLGCIVAVCFCSVCRAQRLCTVPPGPVTVAENSTADVQVVKIISGSDVTLTVAVNPEDLFFLKGNALMVKKGLDYESLSSPALTVWVRCTRAGSRPVNESVEVLVENINDNPPNFAQNHYVLDVNELIPINSSVGLIEATDVDSEPLYYRLESATDKFFRLENINTPRILVKSLLDYDVVQKVSLVLHVRDTFNGSASNEPFFTSVATVTVNVKDVDNRPPWFQPCLRTNVGTAKLCVSGGYRGRVNLTEKEEGPLVLEPGPVFAKDGDKNRSEQISYRILRGNEGNIFQIDEETGNITMTKAADIVGPIILTVLASQVTNRDQFAVTQVTFEVMKKSRNPPRFEKERYEGFIYSNSVPESMILRDRTSYRPFRVRARDEDFAAGLNPDVKYEVQYSSYVNVTSDGFVILKRVVKTESFALQLRAVDSTTGEFGTAALSVQVIPAVALPSPSNTGYRPGDMALLGLVMAALLVLCLIVIGFLISRLWKGNASVNKICECLGPCLRSDQHQSGHRDSLQYTNDGFQNEGDQSRVGGGGRRWNNVIPRRSAFPQSRGRLIPLERRGRHCTSCSVYTNHVPKGSPSVRSARRSRGDDEDGSRSILIKQRRKEGQKTVWFKELEDSSDIEVEIIPDTVGRVEEETEEELEVEMEGVVRDPAAPVRDEDGGQETQSTEHGDEQGNEKEAGSQEEER, via the exons ATGGAACTGAGAAAGAAGAGCAAACCTGTGGACGTTCTCCTCGGATGCATCGTCGCCGTctgcttctgttctgtttgtcgGGCTCAGAGAC tttGCACGGTGCCTCCAGGCCCCGTGACGGTGGCAGAAAACAGCACAGCCGACGTCCAGGTGGTTAAAATCATCTCCGGCAGCGACGTGACTCTGACGGTGGCGGTGAACCCGGAAGATCTGTTCTTCCTGAAAGGAAACGCCCTGATGGTCAAGAAAGGCCTGGACTATGAG TCTCTGTCCAGTCCAGCTCTGACGGTGTGGGTCAGATGCACCAGAGCCGGATCCAGACCT GTGAACGAGTCCGTGGAGGTTCTGGTTGAGAACATCAACGATAACCCTCCAAACTTTGCTCAGAACCACTACGTGTTGGATGTGAATGAG CTCATTCCAATCAACTCCAGCGTCGGCCTGATAGAAGCTACAGACGTGGACTCGGAGCCGCTCTACTATCGTCTGGAGTCTGCGACG GATAAATTCTTCCGTCTGGAGAACATAAACACTCCGAGGATCCTGGTTAAAAGTCTCCTGGACTACGATGTTGTCCAGAAGGTCTCTCTGGTTCTTCATGTCCGG GACACGTTCAACGGCTCCGCGTCCAACGAGCCGTTCTTCACGTCCGTCGCCACCGTCACGGTGAACGTGAAGGACGTGGACAACCGGCCGCCGTGGTTCCAGCCGTGTCTCAGGACCAACGTGGGGACGGCGAAGCTGTGCGTGAGCGGCGGCTACAGAGGACGAGTCAACCTCACCGAGAAGGAG GAAGGTCCTCTGGTCCTGGAGCCGGGTCCCGTCTTCGCCAAAGATGGAGACAAGAACAGAAGTGAACAGATCAGCTACAGAATACTACGAG GAAACGAAGGAAACATTTTCCAGATCGAcgaggaaacaggaaacatcaCGATGACCAAAGCCGCTGACATCGTCGGTCCAATAATCCTCACTGTTCTG GCGTCTCAGGTGACCAACCGAGACCAGTTCGCCGTGACGCAGGTGACCTTCGAGGTGATGAAGAAGAGCCGGAACCCGCCTCGCTTCGAGAAGGAACGATACGAAGGCTTCATCTACAGCAACTCTGTCCCCGAGAGCATGATCCTCCGAGACCGGACCAGCTACCGGCCCTTCAGGGTCCGAGCCCGAGACGAGGACTTCGCCGCC GGTTTGAATCCAGACGTGAAGTATGAGGTTCAGTACAGCAGCTACGTCAACGTGACCTCGGACGGTTTCGTGATCCTGAAGAGAGTCGTGAAGACAGAGTCCTTTGCTCTTCAG CTCCGAGCAGTGGATTCGACAACGGGGGAGTTTGGAACAGCAGCCTTGTCTGTTCAGGTCATACCTG CCGTGGCCCTCCCGTCTCCATCAAACACCGGCTACCGTCCGGGCGACATGGCGCTCCTGGGCCTCGTCATGGCCGCTCTGCTGGTCCTTTGCCTCATCGTCATCGGCTTCCTCATCTCCCGCCTGTGGAAGGGAAACGCCAGCGTGAACAAGATATGTGAG TGCCTGGGGCCCTGCCTCCGGTCCGACCAGCACCAGTCCGGCCACAGGGACTCCCTCCAATACACCAACGACGGCTTCCAGAACGAGGGCGACCAGAGCCGCGTGGGCGGCGGCGGCAGGCGCTGGAACAACGTCATCCCCAGACGCAGCGCCTTCCCTCAGTCCCGCGGCCGCCTCATCCCCCTGGAGCGACGGGGCCGCCACTGCACCTCCTGCAGCGTCTACACCAACCACGTCCCCAAGGGGAGTCCCTCGGTGAGGTCGGCCAGGAGGAGCCGGGGGGACGACGAGGACGGGTCCAGGTCCATCCTGATCAAGCAGCGCAGGAAGGAGGGCCAGAAGACGGTGTGGTtcaaggagctggaggactCCTCGGACATCGAGGTGGAGATTATCCCGGACACCGTGGGccgggtggaggaggagactgaggaggagctggaggttgAGATGGAGGGTGTTGTCAGGGACCCGGCCGCCCCCGTGAGAGATGAGGACGGCGGGCAGGAGACCCAGAGCACGGAGCACGGCGACGAGCAGGGAAACGAGAAGGAGGCGgggagtcaggaggaggagcgcTGA